The following coding sequences lie in one Arachis stenosperma cultivar V10309 chromosome 5, arast.V10309.gnm1.PFL2, whole genome shotgun sequence genomic window:
- the LOC130980013 gene encoding tubby-like F-box protein 8, protein MSFRSIVRDVRDGFGSLSRRSFDVRLSGHQRGKSHSLVHELQDQLPVIQNSQWASLPPELLREVVKRLEADESTWPARKHVVSCAGVCKSWREMCKDVINCPEFSGKITFPVSLKQPGSRDGLIQCFIKRDKSNLTYHLFLCLSPALLVENGKFLLSAKRTRRTTCTEYIISTDADNISRSSSTYIGKLRSNFLGTKFIIYDTQPPCSTAQLSPPGRSRRFNSKKVSPKVPSGSYNIARITYELNVLGTRGPRRMNCTMHTIPMSSLEPGGCVPGQAELIPRTLEDSFRSISFSSKSIDRSSEFSSARFSDIIGLGKEGEEGKEIPLVLKNKAPRWHEQLQCWCLNFRGRVTVASVKNFQLIAATQPPAGAPTPSQPTQSSDHDKIILQFGKVGKDMFTMDYRYPLSAFQAFAICLTSFDTKLACE, encoded by the exons ATGTCCTTCCGGAGTATTGTTCGTGACGTGAGGGATGGGTTTGGAAGCTTGTCAAGACGGAGTTTTGATGTAAGGCTTTCCGGCCATCAAAGGGGCAAGTCACATAGTTTGGTCCATGAGTTGCAGGATCAACTGCCGGTAATACAGAACAGCCAGTGGGCTAGTCTTCCGCCTGAGCTTCTCCGTGAGGTTGTTAAAAGATTGGAAGCAGATGAGAGTACATGGCCTGCTCGTAAGCATGTGGTTTCGTGTGCTGGTGTGTGCAAGTCCTGGAGAGAAATGTGCAAAGACGTCATTAACTGTCCTGAGTTCAGTGGGAAGATTACTTTCCCCGTGTCCCTGAAGCAG CCTGGTTCTAGGGATGGACTCATCCAGTGTTTCATCAAGAGAGACAAATCTAATCTGACTTACCATCTATTCCTTTGTCTTAGTCCTG CATTGCTTGTTGAAAATGGAAAATTTCTTCTTTCGGCCAAACGTACCCGAAGGACAACTTGCACGGAGTATATTATATCAACAGATGCAGATAACATATCAAGATCTAGTAGCACTTATATTGgaaaattgag GTCAAATTTTCTTGGCACCAAGTTTATAATATATGATACACAACCCCCATGTAGCACTGCCCAACTTTCACCACCGGGCAGAAGCCGtaggtttaattcaaaaaaagtTTCTCCAAAGGTTCCTAGTGGCAGCTATAATATTGCTCGGATCACCTATGAGTTGAATGTCCTTGGTACTAGGGGTCCACGTAGGATGAACTGCACCATGCACACAATTCCTATGTCATCCCTTGAGCCGGGTGGCTGTGTCCCGGGCCAAGCAGAGCTAATTCCCCGTACCCTCGAGGATTCCTTCCGGAGCATCTCCTTCTCATCAAAATCGATTGACCGGTCATCGGAGTTCAGTAGCGCTAGATTCTCAGACATAATTGGGCTAGGTAAAGAAGGGGAGGAGGGTAAAGAAATACCTCTAGTTCTCAAGAACAAAGCACCGAGATGGCACGAACAGCTTCAGTGTTGGTGCCTCAACTTTAGGGGAAGGGTGACGGTCGCCTCCGTCAAGAATTTTCAGCTTATTGCAGCAACACAACCTCCGGCCGGCGCTCCTACGCCGTCGCAGCCGACACAGTCCTCTGACCATGACAAGATTATTCTTCAGTTTGGGAAAGTTGGTAAGGACATGTTCACTATGGACTATAGATACCCACTTTCTGCATTTCAAGCTTTTGCCATTTGCTTGACTAGCTTTGACACAAAACTGGCATGTGAATAG